In the genome of Variovorax sp. PAMC26660, the window GTGGCTGCATCGGCAAAGCGGCCGTGGCTGGCGAGCAGGGCCGCCAGCAGGCCGCCGCCGCTGTGTGCGAGGAAGCTGCGGCGGTGTTGTTGGGTGTGGATCATTCGATCTCCTTGGAGTTTTGCGGTGCCCGAGGTGTGGGCGCCGGGAATGATCCGGTGCGCGGCAGGCAGCAACAAGCCGCGCGGCCAGCCGCTTCGTCACGGCCGTAACGCCCGTAACGGCGAGGGCGCGTCAGGTGCGAGGGGGATGCGTCGCGTCCACCGGCGACGCGAGGTCGCGGGCGACTGCCGCAAGAAATTCCCGGCAGGCCGCTTCCGGACTCCTGTTGTCGAGGATGTCCCTGACCTGCTGTGTCGGATGCGTGAGTTCCAGTTCGATTTCTTCGACGAACAGGGCCAGCTCTTCAGGCGTGCGGTCTTGCCGCAGCACATCGGCGATGCGTTGCGCCTCCGCGAGCGGTTCCGTCGTGAACAGGACGCCGTAGAGCGCCAGGCTGATCGGGTGACCCCATCGGTACGTCAGCGGGCCACCGACCTTTTGCGCGTAGTGACGCAGGCAGGCCGGGCATTGCAGGAAGGCGATCGTTTGCGGGGGTTCGCCGGGAAGCTGGCGCAGCGCCGTCGAGGGGCAGCGCAGGCAGTTCGGTTCGCTGCCGCTGCCCTGCGGCATGCCTTGCATGCGAGGCTCAGGCACCGCCCGAATAGAAGAACTCTTCCCGCACGATCTTGCCGTCCTTGACCGTGTAGAGGCCCATCTCTTCCATCATGAAGCGCTGGCCGGTGGGCTTCATCGTCACGTCGAAGCGAAAGCCGACGATGAACTGGTCGTCGTTCGGCCACGGGCCGGCGACCTGCATCGAGTGAACTTCATGGTTGGCGACCCACCATTCGCCCTTGGCCTGGATGGCCGCCAGGCCCACGGATTCGCGCTGTCCGCCGGGCGGGGCGCTGGCTTCGACGCTCACTGCCTCGGGTGCGTAGAGCACCTTGGCATCCTGAAATTTCCCTTGCTTGCACAGCGCCACGAGTTTGCTGGCGATTTCCGTTGTGTTCATGCGTTTTCTCCTGAAGAAGAAAGTGGGGGATGGGCCGGACGGCGAGTGTAGGCCGATGCGGCTGTCAGCGCCTGTTTGGCGCGTCCGATGGTGTGTTGAGCGATCGCATGCTGTCGACGGCTTCCTGCGAGACCCACAGCAGCGTGTTCAGGTAAGTCTCGATGCGGTCGACCAGCGCGCTGCGCGGGCCCTCGCGCCATTCGGCCGAGCCGTAGAACGCGGCTTGCTCAGCCTGCAGCGCCTCGCGGCTTTCGTAGGCGCGCACGAGGTGGTAGGTCTCTTCCTCATGATCGCAGCGGCCGTAGGCGACCACGTCCATCCCCTTGATGCGCAGCATCGGCACGGCCTGCGTGTGCACTGCCTCGTGGAAGGCGGGCAGGGTGCCGGGCTTGAGCCTGTAGGTGCGGATTTCGATGAGGCGCTTCATGAATGATCTCCCGATGGCTTTGGAAGGCCGTGACAAGGCTCACGCGGAAATTCGCGGCGCTTCCACGTCGTACAGATGCGCGGCGAAGTCGTACTTGTATTCATGGTCGCCGGCATAGGCCAGCGCGATCTTGCCGGTCCAGGCGATGTTGAAGCGGTCGGTGCCTGCGATGCGGTCGAAGCGGATGCGGTGGTGGGCTGCTGCGTCGTGGCCGAGAAGATAGATGTGGAAAACGTTGTCTTCCATGTCCTCGGGTGGTGGCTCGTCCACGCTGGCTTCGAGGCCGTCGATCCGCGCGAGGCTGAAGTCGGACAGGGAGCACACCGCGAAGCCTCCGCCCGAGCCCCAGTTCGTCGACGACAGCGTGCAGCGGTGGTAGTTGTTCCAGACGATGGGCGCCTCCCAGTCGGAGGGGGAGTCGATCTCTTCGTCTTCGGGCTCGTCGATCTCGCGCTGTGCGTCGTAGTCTTCGCTGCGCAGGTGCAGGTCGAACCACACCTGGTTGTTCTTGACGGAGGCCGTCCAGCGGAACTGCTCGATGGCATGGCCTTCGGGCCAGGGGTTGCCGGTGAAGTGAATGCGGTCGTGAATCGTCATGGTGCGGGCGCCAGTCGCCGTCGATGCATGCTGCTCATGTGTCGTTCGGTTGCAGAAGGTCCCACCGGTTGCCGCAAAGGTCCAGGAAGACGGCGACCGTGCCATGCGGCTCGTGGCGCGGCGCTTCGAGAAAACGCACGCCGTGGGATGTCATGTGTTCGTGGTCGGACTGGAAGTCCGTGGTGTGCAGGAACAGGAAGACGCGCCCGCCCGCCTGCTTGCCGATGCTGGCGGCCTGCTCGTTGGTCACGGCCTTGGCCAGCAGCAGCGTGGCGCCGCCATTCCTGCCGGGCGCGACCACCACCCAGCGCTTGCCCGGCCCGCGCGGCGTGTCTTCGACCAGCTCGAAGCGAAGCGCTTCGGTGAAGAAGCGGATGGCTTCGTCGTAGTCGTGGACGAGGAGGGTGACAGTGGCGAGGTGGCGGGGCATCGGTAGAAGAGGCGGATTCAGCGCATGCGAATGAAGTACTCACGAAGATGCTCTTCAGGAAATCCGTTGTCTGCGCCGCCCAGATACACCCACATGGTGTTTGCATCTTCAAAGTTGTAGACGGTGATCGAGTCGTTGCCGGAGACGGGTGTTGTGGAGCGCACAGCAACAGTGTTGCGCGTGTGTCCGATCTGGCTGTAGGGATGAGTCTCCTTGAAGCCCTGAAACCAGTGCGTCTGACCACCACCGAAGCGCATGTTCCCGTCGGGCATGTCGTAGGCGACCAAGTCTTCTGTGAACGTGACCGTCATCTTCCCCATCAATTGAGAGAGAAATTCCAACTTCTTGTCGTCGAGGCGTGCACGCTCCTTGTTGAATTGGATCGTGCGAACGGCATCGGACTTCCATTGCCCAACAAGAACCGGTTGTGCTTGTGCTCCGAATTGAAGGAAAGACAGCAAGCCAGCAACGGCGAGCGTGCGCATCGGTGCCATCGCTCAGGAAAAAACGATGGCCGTCCTGTGCGCAATGCTCAGCCGTGCCGATTCGTAGAGCAGCAGCCACGCCGCGTATTCCCGATGAAGGCCTTCGTCGAGATCGATCAGGCCATTGATTCGTTCGGCTTCCTTGTCCGACAGCTGGCCGTCGACAAGGGCGATGCCGAGCGCGGGCGCCACCAGCACCAGCTCATCGCGCAGGCGGTAGGACGAGCCGAGCATGCCGCCGGTCACTTCTTCTTCGTCGTCCGGGCTGGAGTACAGGACCTCTTCGAAATCGACCGGCACATAGAAGCCTTCCGCGTCCGAGTGGCGGATCAGGTGGCTTTCCGATTCAAAGAGCGCGTCTTCGACCACCGGGTCGTCCGTGGGATCGACATCGTCTGCCAGCGGCGTTGCCACCCAGTCGGGCGACTGCGCGCGGTATGCGTATGCCAGGCGCAGGTAGTGGATGAACGAGTACGGAAAGCTGCGCAACGACGCACGCGAGTGCAGCGGCGGCAGCTCGCGGGGCTCGGCATGCGGCGGCAGGCCCGCCGACGCCAGCAGCTTGTTCGCCACCGCCAGCTCCTCCTGGCGCCACCCGGCGCCTTCGGTGTCGTTCTCCAGCAAGTAGGCCAGCGTGCCGACGCTGATGGCGAGGCCCATGGTGTGTCTCCCTTTTCTTCGTCAATCAGTCGGTCGGTCCGTTGCGATGCGATGCGGCCTACTTCGCCGCCTCTACCTTCACCCGTGCATTCGGCGACTCGCCGAACATCTCGGGCGCGTACATCGCCTCGACGCGGCTCGGCGGCAGCGCGAAGTCGCCGACGTTGTTCAGGCGCACGGTGTATTCCATCTTCACCACGCCCTTGGGCATGTACTCGTAGTAGCTGCGGAAGGCCTCGAAGCTGCGTTCTTCAAAAGCCGCCCAGCCGGAGCCGGACTTCTTCTCGCCCTGCGTGGCGATCTGCGAGTCGCGGCCCAGGCCGCCGCCCAGGATGGTGGCGCCGCCCGGAATCGGGTCGCTGATGACGACCCAGGTCATGTCGGCACTGGCGTTCACTTCGAGCGTGATGCGCAGCACGTCGCCGCGGGTGTACTTGCCCGCGGTGGCCTGCTCGACCGGCGTGACGGTCTTCTTGATCGCATAGCCGGCGGCGAACGGTGCCTTCAGTTGCACGGCGGCAATCGACTGCAGCGTGAGCCACGGCTTGCCGGTGCCTTGCTGCGTGACGAGAAGGGTGTCGCGCACCGGTGCGCCGGAAGGCGATGCGGCCCAGGGCAGGAACATGCTGTTGTTCTTCAGGTTGCCCGGCGAGGCGGGTGCGCCGAAGAAGGTGGTCTGGTTCGGTGCGCCGGCGGCGTCGGTGGTCTTGACGCGCTCGACCTTGCTCCAGTCGACCTGCGCCTTGACGGCACCCAGCGTGGCGGCGGTGACGCCGGACACCGGGGTGCTTTCAAACACCTTCGAGAACTTCTCCAGCGCGAGGCCTCCCCACAGGTTGGCGGTGGTGGTGTGCCATGCGCCGTTCTGCTGGCGGCCGATGAAGCCGTTGGCGAGCTTGCCGATGTCGTCCTTCCAGGCCGGGTCGTCCATCACGCTGAGCAGCAGGCGCGCGGTGTTCACGTCGCCGTTGGTCATCAGCCACCACCAGTAGTCGTCCTGCTCGGTGCTGAAGATCAGCTTGGTGCCTTGATAAGACAGGCGCGCCTTCAGCACGTTGTTGGCTTCGTCCAGGCGCTGCTGGCGCTGCGGCACGTCCTGCACGCGCTTGAGGATGTTGAGCCAGTCGATCACCGCGCTGGTGGGCCACTGGTTCGGCGCGATGGTGATGCTGCCGAGCATGCTGCCCTTGGCCTTGCCGTAGCGCGAGAGCGCTTCGAGCGCGGCGAGCTTGCGCACGTCCAGGTCCTTGCGCGGGCTCCAGAACTCGCGCGTGATGCGGCCTTCGACAAAGGCGATCAGGCCCGACTCCATCGGCGCGCGCACGTCGTCCGCCAGCGCGAAGGCCGGGTTGAGCTGTGCGGCCTCGTTCGTCGCCGCGAGCAGGTACGAGGTCAGGATGTCGCTGCCGCGATTCGCTTCACCGTCACGCGGCGGGAAGTAGTTGGCCAGGCCGTCGCTGTCCAGGTAGGTGGGCAACGTTGCCAGCACGCCCTGCCACATCTTCGCGTCGCGCAGGCCGACCGATTTGCTGGTCTTCTGTTCGAGGCAGATGAAGGGGTAGTTGGCGAACCAGTCGCGCACGCCCGGCAGGCCTTCGGCCAGCTTGGGTTGCAGCGACAGCTTCAGGCCACCACGGCCGGGCAGGGCATCGGCGGGCGGCGCCACGTCGAGCGTGAACGGCCCGTCGAGCTGCACCAGCGTGGCTTGCTGCACCGTGAGCGGCACCGAAGGCACGATGCGCTGGCGCACCTTGAGCGCATCGCGGGCACCGCCGATGGTGTCCTTGGCCTCGATCTCCCACAGGATGGCTTCGGCACGCGTCTGTGCGAGTTGCGCGGGCGCGGTCACGGTCCATGCGACTTCACGCGCTTCGCCGGCCGGGATGTCCACGGTCTGCGGCTCCAGTGTGAGCAGGGTGGCGCGCGGCGTGGCCTCGACCTTCATCGGCTTTTGCGTGGTGTTGCGCAGCGTGATCTGGGCGCGGAACTGGTCGTCCTCGCGCACCAGCGGCGGCAAGCCGCTGATGATCTGCAGGTCCTGCGTGGCCTGGATGCTCATTTGCCCGGTGCCGAACAGGCTGGTGCCCGAGTCAGCCACGGCCACGATCTTGAAGGTGGTGAGCGCATCGTTGAGCGGCACCGTCACCACGGCCTGGCCGTTGGCGTCGAGCACGATCTTCGGGTTCCATACGAGCAGGGTGTCGAGCAGTTCGCGCGTCTGGCCCTTGCCGCCGCCGCCGCCCGCGGGCACGGCCTTGCGCCCGTAGTGGCGCCGGCCGACGATTTCCATTTGCGCGGTGGAGGTGCTCACGCCCCAGCTGCGTCGCTGCAGCATCGCGTTGAGCAGGCCCCAGCTGTCGTTGGGCATCAGCTCCAGCAGGGCCTGGTCGACTGCAGCCAGTGCCACTTCGGCACCTGCTGCGGGCTTGCCGTCGGGCAGCTTGGCGGAGATGGTGATCTGCGCCTTGCTGCGGATCGGGTAGCTGGGCTTGTCGCTGGTGACGGTCACGTCGAGCTGGTGGGCGCGCGTGCCGACACGGATCTCGGCCATGCCCAGGCGGTAGGCGGGCTTGCTCAGGTCGACCATCGCTGTGGGCGCGACGTATTCCTTGCCTTCGTACCAGAAGGCGGTCCACCACTCGCGCGGTGCCTTGAAGCCCCAGGTGAAGAAGCTGTACCACGGCACTTCGCGCAGGCGGCCGCGCAGGGCGAGCACGCTGACGTAGGCGTTGGGGCCCCATTCGGGCTTGACCTCGAGCGAGACGGTCGGGTCCTTGCCGTCGAGCTGCACCACGTGCGTCTCGATGATGCCTTCGCGTTCCACCGCGACCAGCGCGGTGGCAAAGCGGAACGGGCTGCGCACCTGGAACTTGGCGATCTCGCCGGGCTGGTAGCTCTTCTTTTCAGGCAACACGTCGATGCGGTCGTTGTCTTCGCCGCCGAACCAGAGTTCGCCCTGCTTGGTGACGTAGACCGAGCTGACGGCCTTGCTGTCGCGGCCGTCGCTGTCGGTGGCGCTGGCCACGAGTTCGACTTCGCCGGCTTCCTTCAGCTCCGACTCGCACAGCAGCAGGCCGCGCGAATCGCTCTTGCCGCTGCAGACGGTGCCGATGTCCTTGGTCTCGGTCTTGTTGTCGTAGGTGTAGAAGCCGCCCACCATGCGCTTGCGGCTGGTGGTGGTGATGCGCGCCACGGCACGCACGTTGAGCGTCACGCCGGCCTGGGGCTTGCCCGTGAGGTCGAGCGCAAGCGCCTGGAACTTCAGCTTCTGGGCGGTGGAGACCCAGCCTTCGGTCTTGATGCCGGCGATGACGGCGGCCGGCCACAGCGTCTGCGTGCTGCGGATGGTCTGCACTTCGCCGTTCGGGTCGGCGTAGGTGGCTTCGAGCAGCAGCTCGCGCGGTGCCTTGACCTTGGGCACCTTGTCGATCGAGACCTTGCCGGCGCCGTCCTTGTTGAGCGTCACGGGCAGCTTGTCGGCGATCACGCGGGTGTCGCTGGTGCTGTTGATGTCTTCCTCGCCCGAACCTGTGTCGGCGGAGG includes:
- a CDS encoding VOC family protein; the encoded protein is MPRHLATVTLLVHDYDEAIRFFTEALRFELVEDTPRGPGKRWVVVAPGRNGGATLLLAKAVTNEQAASIGKQAGGRVFLFLHTTDFQSDHEHMTSHGVRFLEAPRHEPHGTVAVFLDLCGNRWDLLQPNDT
- a CDS encoding NIPSNAP family protein; the protein is MKRLIEIRTYRLKPGTLPAFHEAVHTQAVPMLRIKGMDVVAYGRCDHEEETYHLVRAYESREALQAEQAAFYGSAEWREGPRSALVDRIETYLNTLLWVSQEAVDSMRSLNTPSDAPNRR
- a CDS encoding nuclear transport factor 2 family protein, which translates into the protein MNTTEIASKLVALCKQGKFQDAKVLYAPEAVSVEASAPPGGQRESVGLAAIQAKGEWWVANHEVHSMQVAGPWPNDDQFIVGFRFDVTMKPTGQRFMMEEMGLYTVKDGKIVREEFFYSGGA
- a CDS encoding alpha-2-macroglobulin family protein produces the protein MAGPGFALQITSLSPQGEVARVRQIVAKFDQAAVNFGDPKAPAPLSVSCTDAQAGKGTGRWTDAKAWVYDFENDLPPGVRCTVTRIPTFKPASGELTGPERYQFNTGGPFVRNYMPGTYTRIDEQQMFMLELNGAATLDSVQKNVWCSADGVGERIPAKLLDGEQRTGLLKAFSREKEAAKDPLRFITMQCNRTLTPGAKVQIVYGKGVATPSGVANNVERRFDYQVREPFAVSFTCERENAQAACLPLRPMQLAFNAPVTRKLASQIQLKGDKTIKAKLDNDGGTQSDDDVVNGVSFEPPLSESTQYSIELPSKFEDASGRPLASPGNFPMKVATGSMPPLAKFAASPFGVVERLAEPDTPAMMPVTVRRVEPQLMVNALTPGKVSDMNPKTDADIIAWFRKVRRYDSYSVTREQARKDIKGPLPPVIDKDDRTSLQTRMLSLLAGQPGVKALDMPKSDAGDPRPFEVIGIPLTPGFHVLEIASQKLGEALLDERYNAGRTMYVRTTALATNLAVHFKLGRENSMAWVTTLDKGKVVAGADVRVSSCDGKAVATGTTDANGIVMLNGISPQAPSCNGPNEYDNGAWFVSARAKDDKGIEDLAFTWSDWQRGIEPWRFNVPTNLQPEPDRIAHTIFDRTLLRAGETVSMKSLIRTQTSKGFGLPESRPDTLVITHTGSGQRFTQPLNWRKTATGGLSAENTFPIPPAAKLGVYEVVLRTGGKDTNGDGESDDNEGGGSRSFSTGMFRVEEFRLPVLEGRITPTDKKPLVATTTVPTDVQINYVAGGGAANLPVRVSAMVRGKSLSFPDYDAFSFNPPRAEQADGTQSASADTGSGEEDINSTSDTRVIADKLPVTLNKDGAGKVSIDKVPKVKAPRELLLEATYADPNGEVQTIRSTQTLWPAAVIAGIKTEGWVSTAQKLKFQALALDLTGKPQAGVTLNVRAVARITTTSRKRMVGGFYTYDNKTETKDIGTVCSGKSDSRGLLLCESELKEAGEVELVASATDSDGRDSKAVSSVYVTKQGELWFGGEDNDRIDVLPEKKSYQPGEIAKFQVRSPFRFATALVAVEREGIIETHVVQLDGKDPTVSLEVKPEWGPNAYVSVLALRGRLREVPWYSFFTWGFKAPREWWTAFWYEGKEYVAPTAMVDLSKPAYRLGMAEIRVGTRAHQLDVTVTSDKPSYPIRSKAQITISAKLPDGKPAAGAEVALAAVDQALLELMPNDSWGLLNAMLQRRSWGVSTSTAQMEIVGRRHYGRKAVPAGGGGGKGQTRELLDTLLVWNPKIVLDANGQAVVTVPLNDALTTFKIVAVADSGTSLFGTGQMSIQATQDLQIISGLPPLVREDDQFRAQITLRNTTQKPMKVEATPRATLLTLEPQTVDIPAGEAREVAWTVTAPAQLAQTRAEAILWEIEAKDTIGGARDALKVRQRIVPSVPLTVQQATLVQLDGPFTLDVAPPADALPGRGGLKLSLQPKLAEGLPGVRDWFANYPFICLEQKTSKSVGLRDAKMWQGVLATLPTYLDSDGLANYFPPRDGEANRGSDILTSYLLAATNEAAQLNPAFALADDVRAPMESGLIAFVEGRITREFWSPRKDLDVRKLAALEALSRYGKAKGSMLGSITIAPNQWPTSAVIDWLNILKRVQDVPQRQQRLDEANNVLKARLSYQGTKLIFSTEQDDYWWWLMTNGDVNTARLLLSVMDDPAWKDDIGKLANGFIGRQQNGAWHTTTANLWGGLALEKFSKVFESTPVSGVTAATLGAVKAQVDWSKVERVKTTDAAGAPNQTTFFGAPASPGNLKNNSMFLPWAASPSGAPVRDTLLVTQQGTGKPWLTLQSIAAVQLKAPFAAGYAIKKTVTPVEQATAGKYTRGDVLRITLEVNASADMTWVVISDPIPGGATILGGGLGRDSQIATQGEKKSGSGWAAFEERSFEAFRSYYEYMPKGVVKMEYTVRLNNVGDFALPPSRVEAMYAPEMFGESPNARVKVEAAK